One Ferviditalea candida DNA window includes the following coding sequences:
- a CDS encoding YeeE/YedE family protein, translating into MAYTWDIFVMAAVFGFLYGFLLQKADFCFVASIRDLISVRDTRILNGVLVLIAAALLGWGIALAAGAAEVSQIWTVPLGGANLLGGILFGIGMTLSGGCGSGTLYRCGMGYVQFWIVLICAIAGNLLFAFLYDPWVRDYFLQPLTLDGDGYTLFSLPLSPLVIPVLIVAVMLIAAVRRHGAKAIMNGFREALTDWKRNPLKQAHWDIRLVAALLGIIASIQFVMMSNVSITGPETRIGGVLLALIFGEGIVYNNTYLNGLFADFPRIGIGPEETLVMFMVVGAFCSAVMSGSFKLRLPRAARLPYAVGGGLLMGVASRLAPGCNIANLIAGVGGLSMSSVIVIVGMIIGIFIVTAYIFRMPLLLFSRED; encoded by the coding sequence ATGGCCTATACTTGGGATATTTTTGTCATGGCTGCCGTTTTCGGCTTTCTTTACGGATTTTTGCTGCAGAAGGCCGATTTCTGCTTTGTCGCCTCGATCCGCGACTTGATCAGCGTACGGGACACACGCATTCTGAACGGGGTCCTGGTGCTGATCGCCGCAGCCTTGCTGGGCTGGGGCATCGCGCTTGCAGCAGGAGCCGCAGAGGTGTCGCAAATCTGGACGGTGCCGCTCGGCGGAGCCAATCTGCTTGGAGGGATTCTGTTCGGGATCGGCATGACGCTTTCCGGAGGTTGCGGTTCCGGCACCTTGTACCGCTGCGGGATGGGCTACGTTCAATTCTGGATTGTGCTCATTTGCGCCATTGCCGGCAATCTGCTGTTTGCGTTTCTCTACGACCCATGGGTGCGGGATTATTTCCTGCAGCCGCTCACGCTGGATGGCGACGGATATACGCTGTTCTCGTTACCCCTCTCTCCGCTCGTGATTCCCGTTTTGATTGTTGCCGTAATGCTGATTGCCGCCGTCCGGCGGCATGGCGCGAAAGCAATCATGAACGGATTCAGGGAGGCTTTGACGGATTGGAAGAGAAACCCGTTGAAGCAGGCGCATTGGGATATCCGGCTGGTCGCCGCTTTACTCGGAATAATCGCCTCCATCCAGTTCGTCATGATGTCGAATGTCAGCATCACGGGCCCCGAGACGAGAATTGGCGGGGTGCTGCTGGCGCTTATCTTCGGTGAAGGGATCGTGTACAACAACACCTATTTGAACGGACTGTTCGCCGATTTCCCAAGAATCGGAATCGGACCCGAGGAGACACTGGTGATGTTCATGGTCGTCGGGGCTTTCTGCTCCGCCGTTATGAGCGGATCGTTCAAGCTGCGGCTGCCCCGCGCTGCCCGCCTTCCTTACGCTGTCGGCGGCGGGTTGCTCATGGGAGTCGCCTCGCGGCTGGCGCCCGGCTGCAACATCGCCAATCTGATTGCCGGCGTCGGCGGCTTGTCCATGAGCAGCGTCATCGTCATCGTTGGAATGATCATCGGGATTTTTATCGTCACTGCCTACATTTTTCGAATGCCGCTGCTGCTTTTTTCCAGGGAAGATTGA
- a CDS encoding carboxylate--amine ligase, with product MPRVLCTNGLLSKSLAVVRSLGSRGVEVIAADKTRVHPSGFSKYCKKTLTYPDPAKKPDAFWDWLKTVLVREKFDVLFLMDEDTMSAAVKHKAELESLCLVALPSDEHYSVCADKGQLMKLAELAQVPYPKTFFPDPSEPIRDQLEILLKQLRFPLVIKPRHSSGGRGVRFAGTEQELESKYEEICKQYPNPIIQEFIPAGPKFDISLCYNGEHECIASFAQKHLRNYPIDRGPSTVYESVYEPRLIEYAQRLMKHLPWHGVIDAEFMIDPRSGEPKLLEINPRFCNALHLSIRCGVDFPWILCQSLLGNEVEPIDHYPTGKRGRTLFPGDVLHFLSNPKRLQMDPPLWTTKLLDDMLSWNDPKPIIGFFLAALRYSISPDAWKFLISR from the coding sequence ATGCCCAGAGTTCTCTGCACGAACGGATTATTAAGCAAATCATTGGCGGTCGTCCGCTCACTCGGATCGCGGGGGGTTGAGGTCATTGCAGCGGACAAAACCCGTGTTCATCCCAGTGGATTTTCCAAATATTGCAAAAAAACGTTAACCTATCCGGATCCCGCAAAGAAACCGGACGCCTTCTGGGACTGGCTGAAAACCGTTTTGGTCAGAGAGAAATTCGATGTGCTGTTTCTGATGGACGAGGATACGATGAGCGCGGCAGTTAAGCACAAAGCGGAACTGGAATCACTGTGCTTAGTGGCTCTGCCGTCCGATGAGCATTATTCCGTCTGCGCCGATAAAGGACAATTGATGAAGCTCGCCGAGCTTGCCCAAGTTCCTTATCCGAAAACTTTTTTCCCCGATCCATCCGAGCCGATTCGCGATCAATTGGAAATTCTGCTGAAGCAGCTCCGGTTCCCGTTAGTCATCAAGCCCCGGCACAGCTCGGGGGGACGGGGCGTGCGATTTGCCGGAACAGAGCAGGAGCTGGAGAGTAAGTATGAGGAAATCTGCAAGCAATATCCGAATCCGATCATTCAGGAGTTCATTCCGGCAGGCCCCAAATTTGATATCTCATTATGCTATAATGGCGAGCATGAATGCATCGCTTCCTTTGCCCAAAAGCATCTCCGCAATTATCCGATTGACCGCGGACCCAGTACGGTATATGAAAGCGTGTACGAGCCGCGGTTAATCGAATATGCCCAACGATTAATGAAGCATTTGCCTTGGCATGGTGTGATTGATGCGGAATTCATGATTGATCCCCGCAGCGGCGAACCCAAGCTGCTGGAGATTAACCCCCGCTTTTGCAACGCTCTGCATCTGTCCATTCGCTGCGGGGTCGATTTTCCATGGATATTATGTCAATCCCTGTTGGGCAACGAGGTTGAGCCCATCGACCATTATCCGACGGGCAAGCGGGGCAGGACATTATTTCCGGGGGATGTTCTGCACTTTCTCAGCAATCCGAAGCGGCTGCAGATGGACCCTCCTTTATGGACAACAAAGCTGCTGGATGACATGCTGTCGTGGAACGACCCCAAACCGATTATCGGATTTTTTCTGGCAGCGCTGCGATACAGCATCTCTCCCGATGCGTGGAAATTCTTAATAAGCCGGTAA
- a CDS encoding DUF1003 domain-containing protein, which yields MKKLSKAEDLYVVQIEDTHIDQIVDEYKIRIATRLNEGYRQTTTWADRLSDRIAHFGGSWRFIIFFSIFLSGWMVWNTASYFPHFDEPPFILLNLCLSFIAAFQAPIILMSQNRSAAHDKHESIIDFAVNYKAEQEIADMQNDLHQIKAELTEVKELLRSLKQENTGL from the coding sequence ATGAAAAAATTATCGAAAGCTGAAGATCTCTATGTCGTTCAAATCGAGGATACGCATATCGATCAAATCGTAGACGAATACAAAATACGGATAGCGACGCGTCTGAATGAGGGCTACAGACAGACAACAACATGGGCGGACCGTCTTTCCGATCGAATTGCCCATTTCGGGGGCAGCTGGAGATTCATCATTTTTTTCAGCATTTTCTTAAGCGGCTGGATGGTTTGGAATACTGCATCCTATTTCCCCCATTTTGACGAGCCTCCGTTCATTCTGTTAAACCTCTGCCTATCCTTTATCGCAGCCTTTCAGGCGCCGATTATTCTGATGAGTCAGAACCGGAGCGCCGCGCACGACAAGCATGAATCGATCATCGACTTTGCCGTGAACTATAAAGCGGAGCAAGAAATCGCCGATATGCAGAATGATCTGCATCAGATCAAGGCCGAATTGACGGAAGTAAAGGAGCTTCTGCGTTCCCTCAAACAGGAAAATACCGGCCTCTAA
- a CDS encoding fumarate reductase iron-sulfur subunit, translated as MNQRKLTFHIFRYNPEAANEKPRTQTYVVNEEMGMTLFIALNKIREEQDPTLKFDFVCRAGICGSCGMLINGTPTLACKTLTKQLPDTITLMPLPVFKLLGDLSVDTGTWFRNVSLQTESWIHTDKVFDPDAPEERMSNEKALQIYEAERCIECGCCIGGCATANIKPNFIGAAGVNRVARFMIDPRDERDEQQYFDIVGSEDGIFGCIGLMACDDNCPIGIPLQGQLAYVRRKMAMAGWKR; from the coding sequence ATGAATCAGCGCAAACTGACGTTTCATATTTTTCGTTACAACCCGGAAGCAGCCAATGAAAAGCCGAGGACCCAAACCTATGTGGTCAATGAAGAAATGGGAATGACGCTTTTTATTGCCTTGAATAAAATCAGGGAAGAGCAGGACCCGACCCTGAAATTCGATTTCGTTTGCCGGGCGGGGATCTGCGGCTCCTGCGGCATGCTGATCAACGGCACACCCACCCTGGCCTGCAAAACCTTGACCAAACAGCTGCCGGATACGATTACCCTGATGCCGCTGCCTGTGTTTAAGCTGCTGGGCGATTTGTCGGTGGATACGGGGACATGGTTCCGCAATGTTTCCCTGCAAACAGAGTCCTGGATACATACGGACAAGGTGTTTGATCCCGACGCTCCGGAAGAAAGGATGAGCAACGAAAAAGCGCTGCAAATCTACGAAGCGGAACGGTGCATCGAATGCGGGTGCTGTATCGGCGGATGCGCCACGGCCAATATCAAGCCGAATTTTATCGGGGCAGCGGGTGTGAATCGGGTAGCCAGATTCATGATCGACCCACGGGACGAGCGGGATGAGCAGCAATATTTCGACATCGTCGGATCGGAGGACGGGATTTTCGGCTGCATCGGTTTAATGGCCTGCGATGACAACTGTCCGATCGGCATCCCCTTGCAGGGACAGCTTGCCTATGTGCGGAGAAAAATGGCGATGGCCGGTTGGAAGCGTTAA
- a CDS encoding LLM class flavin-dependent oxidoreductase yields MTAGNAENTGNAKQRYDIPLSVLDLCPIVAGGTPADALRNTLDLAQHAEQWGFRRYWIAEHHNMPGIASSATSVVIGHVAGGTSTIRVGSGGIMLPNHAPLMIAEQFGTLESLYPGRIDLGLGRAPGTDQTTARALRRDLRGGLEFPELLDELLGYLHPPDLHSNSVRAVPGEGLDIPVWLLGSSDFSAELAGRLGMPFAFASHFSPEYTIPALEIYRRSFQPSAVLDKPYAMVGINVIASDSDEKAEWLSTSLQQHSLNLVRGRPQQLQPPVENINELWNEYEKFAVARKLNAMMVGSPKTVKRKLRAFLDNTQADELIINAPIYFHADRLRSYEILSQYIMGSLDADE; encoded by the coding sequence ATGACCGCTGGAAATGCAGAAAATACAGGAAACGCAAAACAAAGATATGATATTCCCCTGTCGGTTTTGGACCTTTGCCCCATCGTGGCGGGCGGAACTCCCGCAGATGCTTTGAGAAATACGCTGGACCTCGCTCAGCACGCCGAGCAGTGGGGCTTTCGCCGCTATTGGATTGCCGAGCACCATAATATGCCCGGCATCGCCAGCTCGGCGACGTCGGTCGTCATCGGCCATGTCGCCGGAGGCACCTCGACGATACGCGTAGGCTCTGGCGGCATCATGCTGCCGAATCATGCGCCGCTGATGATCGCCGAGCAATTCGGCACACTGGAATCGCTGTATCCCGGGCGGATCGATCTCGGCTTGGGCCGTGCGCCGGGTACGGACCAGACGACCGCCCGCGCGCTTCGCCGTGATCTCAGAGGCGGACTGGAATTTCCCGAGCTGCTGGATGAGCTGCTGGGCTATCTGCATCCCCCGGATCTTCACAGCAATTCGGTGCGGGCCGTTCCCGGCGAAGGTTTGGATATTCCGGTGTGGCTGCTGGGTTCAAGCGATTTCAGCGCGGAGCTGGCCGGAAGACTGGGTATGCCGTTTGCCTTTGCCAGCCATTTTTCGCCTGAGTATACAATACCCGCCTTGGAAATCTACCGTCGCAGCTTTCAGCCATCGGCTGTTCTTGACAAGCCTTACGCCATGGTCGGCATCAATGTTATCGCTTCCGACAGCGACGAAAAGGCCGAATGGCTGTCCACGTCTTTACAGCAGCATTCGCTGAACCTGGTCCGCGGCCGGCCCCAACAGTTGCAGCCGCCGGTGGAAAATATCAATGAACTGTGGAACGAGTACGAAAAGTTCGCCGTCGCACGAAAGCTCAACGCAATGATGGTCGGCAGCCCAAAGACGGTCAAACGGAAATTGCGGGCTTTTCTGGATAATACGCAAGCTGATGAATTGATTATCAATGCTCCCATCTATTTTCATGCGGATCGCCTGCGATCCTACGAAATTCTCTCTCAATATATAATGGGCAGCCTGGATGCGGACGAATGA
- a CDS encoding sulfurtransferase TusA family protein — MSYSEQELACLKPDHVIDAIGEVCPHTLNLALNGLKKAKSGEIVVEVTDHTIATKTIPAAVKMNKYAEFLGIVRQDGNYHIFLKKI; from the coding sequence ATGAGTTATTCGGAGCAAGAACTGGCTTGCCTAAAGCCCGACCATGTGATCGACGCCATCGGCGAGGTTTGCCCGCACACATTGAATTTGGCGCTCAATGGACTCAAGAAGGCCAAATCCGGGGAAATCGTAGTGGAAGTCACCGACCATACCATCGCTACAAAAACGATCCCGGCCGCAGTCAAAATGAACAAATACGCGGAATTCCTCGGAATTGTCCGGCAGGACGGCAATTATCACATTTTTTTAAAAAAAATTTAA
- a CDS encoding rhodanese-like domain-containing protein, giving the protein MTKIIDGISHVDADELDAILKDPAKSGVYVIDVREPEEYEDRHIPGIPLIPMGDIPELIDRFDKDAEYVFVCRSGKRSLEVAKFFLGKGIPAVHNFLGGMLAWDKETVRGLEQIQGHETVHDSFKAFSMNQLERGRTR; this is encoded by the coding sequence ATGACGAAAATCATTGATGGAATCTCGCATGTCGACGCCGATGAATTGGATGCCATTCTGAAAGATCCGGCCAAGTCCGGCGTATATGTCATTGATGTCAGAGAACCCGAGGAGTACGAGGACCGGCACATCCCCGGCATCCCCCTCATCCCGATGGGGGACATTCCGGAGCTGATCGATCGTTTTGACAAAGACGCGGAGTACGTGTTTGTTTGCCGCAGCGGGAAAAGAAGCCTGGAGGTCGCCAAATTTTTCTTGGGCAAAGGCATACCGGCCGTGCACAATTTCTTGGGAGGGATGCTCGCTTGGGACAAAGAGACTGTCCGGGGACTTGAGCAAATCCAGGGGCATGAGACAGTCCATGATTCCTTCAAAGCCTTCTCGATGAATCAATTGGAAAGGGGACGGACGCGATGA
- a CDS encoding sulfurtransferase has product MQKRLKLKLMLGILSVVFITVLAACGSKSNSGESTGAAAGAKTGGDYPNSQLLADVNWVNDHLNDPKVVLIDARAKGYEEGHIRGAVNLKTGDINDPKNPVKGFLLGEEAFGEVIRKLGVNQDSTVLVYDEGNALSATRIFYAFEYYGLRDQVKVLNGGYPAWLAAGKDVSTDAPQIAPGNFTAKANAALISTKAEITGELNDPKLVFLDARSADEYTGKDLRGNKNGGHIPGAVNRDWSESIQKGEDGIERFKSYETLKAEFEKIGTVKDKTVVPYCQTNVRGAHTYFTLRLLGYSDIRPYEGSWSEWGNAIDTKIEK; this is encoded by the coding sequence ATGCAAAAGAGATTGAAATTGAAATTGATGTTGGGCATTCTTTCCGTCGTCTTCATTACGGTGCTTGCGGCCTGCGGAAGCAAAAGCAACAGCGGCGAAAGCACAGGCGCAGCCGCCGGCGCCAAAACGGGCGGCGATTATCCGAATTCGCAGCTGCTGGCCGATGTGAATTGGGTAAACGATCACCTGAATGACCCTAAAGTCGTATTGATCGACGCACGGGCGAAGGGCTACGAAGAGGGACATATTCGAGGTGCGGTCAATCTCAAAACGGGAGACATCAACGATCCGAAAAATCCGGTCAAAGGCTTCCTGCTTGGGGAGGAAGCCTTCGGCGAGGTTATCCGCAAGCTCGGCGTCAATCAAGATTCCACAGTCCTCGTGTACGACGAAGGCAATGCGCTCAGCGCAACGCGCATCTTCTACGCGTTTGAGTATTACGGACTGCGGGATCAGGTCAAGGTGCTGAACGGCGGATATCCCGCATGGCTTGCGGCAGGCAAAGATGTATCCACGGATGCTCCGCAAATCGCCCCGGGCAACTTCACGGCAAAAGCCAACGCCGCCCTAATCTCGACGAAGGCTGAAATCACAGGCGAACTGAACGATCCCAAGCTCGTCTTTTTGGATGCGCGCTCCGCCGATGAATACACCGGCAAAGACCTTCGCGGCAACAAAAACGGCGGACATATTCCGGGAGCCGTAAACCGCGATTGGAGCGAATCGATCCAAAAGGGCGAGGACGGAATCGAACGGTTCAAAAGCTATGAAACGCTCAAAGCCGAATTTGAAAAAATCGGAACCGTTAAGGATAAAACCGTGGTGCCTTATTGCCAAACCAACGTCCGCGGAGCGCACACTTACTTTACGCTAAGGCTGCTCGGCTACTCGGATATCCGTCCGTATGAAGGCTCCTGGTCCGAGTGGGGCAACGCCATCGATACCAAAATTGAGAAATGA
- a CDS encoding acetamidase/formamidase family protein — translation MAKTHYFPKDRVHYSWDRKHAPVLAIESGDTVVFETRDVSDNQFHPGSTTADIAGLNWERVYPLAGPVYVAGAEPGDTLAVEILDIQTRGWGWTAILPGLGLLAEDFPEPYLRTFDLTNGDVIQFREDIAVPIEPFFGTMGVCPANAEQQAIMPPGNFGGNLDTRQLTRGTTLYLPVQEPGALFSCGDGHAAQGDGEVCVTGLECPLYASLKFTLIKGKRIPSPQYLTKGPLTPRVNHAGFFGTTGVGPDLMEASQNALRAMIEHVSQTYDLDRKDAYLLASLCVDLKISEIVDAGQYVVSAVLPQAVFTK, via the coding sequence ATGGCAAAAACGCATTATTTTCCGAAGGATCGTGTCCATTATTCCTGGGATCGCAAGCATGCGCCGGTGCTTGCGATCGAAAGCGGGGATACCGTCGTTTTTGAGACGAGGGATGTCAGCGACAATCAGTTTCATCCCGGTTCGACAACGGCGGATATTGCCGGTTTGAATTGGGAAAGGGTGTACCCTTTGGCGGGACCCGTTTATGTTGCCGGCGCGGAACCGGGGGATACGTTGGCCGTTGAAATTCTCGACATTCAGACTCGGGGGTGGGGATGGACAGCCATTCTGCCGGGTCTCGGTCTGTTGGCGGAGGATTTCCCGGAACCGTATCTGCGGACTTTTGACCTGACCAACGGAGATGTGATTCAGTTCCGCGAGGATATCGCGGTGCCGATTGAGCCTTTCTTCGGCACGATGGGGGTATGTCCGGCGAATGCCGAGCAGCAGGCGATTATGCCTCCCGGAAATTTCGGGGGCAATCTGGATACCCGTCAGCTCACGCGGGGGACGACGTTGTATTTGCCCGTTCAGGAGCCGGGGGCGTTATTCAGCTGCGGCGACGGTCATGCGGCTCAAGGCGACGGGGAGGTTTGCGTTACAGGACTCGAATGTCCGCTGTATGCGAGCCTGAAATTCACATTGATCAAAGGCAAGCGGATTCCATCGCCGCAATATCTCACCAAAGGTCCGCTGACCCCGCGGGTCAATCATGCGGGTTTCTTCGGCACGACCGGAGTCGGCCCGGATTTGATGGAAGCCTCGCAAAATGCGCTGCGCGCGATGATCGAGCATGTGTCGCAAACCTATGATTTGGATCGGAAGGATGCTTATCTGCTGGCGAGCCTTTGTGTGGATTTGAAGATTTCGGAGATTGTGGACGCCGGGCAATATGTCGTCAGCGCCGTCCTTCCTCAGGCTGTTTTTACCAAATAA
- a CDS encoding YVTN family beta-propeller repeat protein, with amino-acid sequence METKEQAALRLKNKDISASAGRLTSVQFYVPVEKENKVAILDVVSGKVAGQIKVGEAPTNVVFSSTMRDAYVANQQSSTVSFIDTVALKETKEVEVGALPHGLILTPDNKTLYVATVADSFISVIDTKTGAVASTIDLGERARTNYLAYSNRKLYVSDHENSKVYVINTETNKQERTIETGQLPRAVHVSKDGKKLFVPTAKAGRLEIYDTETGSRIAAVPGIAGATDVVVTEDGSTAVVTGMEANAVSFVDLRGQKVTAAIGGLPGAKHLAFNRLENRVYVTLSDSDEVAVLDMKNRTVENRIKVGAKPHGISIKALPGIGGSCG; translated from the coding sequence ATGGAAACAAAAGAACAGGCGGCTCTGCGGCTTAAGAACAAGGACATTTCGGCAAGCGCGGGCAGGCTGACGTCCGTTCAATTTTATGTTCCGGTGGAAAAAGAGAATAAAGTGGCGATCCTTGATGTCGTCAGCGGAAAAGTGGCGGGGCAAATCAAGGTGGGCGAAGCGCCGACCAATGTCGTTTTTTCCAGTACGATGCGCGACGCTTATGTCGCAAATCAGCAAAGCAGCACGGTTTCCTTTATTGATACGGTGGCGCTGAAGGAGACCAAGGAAGTGGAAGTCGGGGCGCTGCCGCATGGCCTTATCCTGACGCCCGACAATAAAACGCTGTATGTCGCAACGGTAGCCGATTCTTTCATTTCCGTTATCGATACCAAAACTGGAGCAGTGGCCTCGACCATTGATTTGGGAGAGCGGGCCAGAACCAACTACTTGGCTTATTCCAATCGCAAGTTATATGTCAGCGATCACGAGAATTCCAAGGTCTATGTCATCAATACTGAAACAAATAAGCAGGAGCGGACGATTGAAACCGGACAACTGCCCCGCGCCGTCCATGTGTCTAAGGATGGGAAGAAGCTGTTTGTGCCGACGGCAAAAGCCGGCAGGCTCGAAATCTACGACACGGAAACCGGCAGCCGGATCGCCGCGGTTCCGGGCATCGCAGGCGCCACCGACGTCGTCGTGACGGAGGACGGCTCAACTGCCGTGGTGACCGGCATGGAAGCCAATGCCGTGAGCTTTGTCGATCTGCGCGGGCAAAAGGTAACGGCTGCGATAGGCGGATTGCCGGGAGCCAAGCATTTGGCGTTCAACCGATTGGAGAACCGGGTATATGTCACGCTAAGCGATTCTGATGAAGTGGCGGTGCTCGACATGAAGAACCGCACGGTTGAAAACAGGATCAAGGTAGGCGCAAAGCCCCACGGTATTTCCATCAAAGCTCTGCCCGGCATTGGCGGCAGCTGCGGCTGA
- a CDS encoding sensor histidine kinase, with amino-acid sequence MQFSKPHISKLRIESLQVCLDKAKSIIQTEIERRGHSFHMEEKAGPLFVEMDPDKIVQVLVNLFKNAIEAMHEVGEIHISTYDIKDHAAIEVSDNGPGIPESIMDKLFNPFFTTKPSGTGLGLAISQKIVQDHGGRIGGSINEAGLSNFAFRTVSLRGYSKPLSGDSFVHYQ; translated from the coding sequence TTGCAGTTCTCGAAACCGCATATTTCCAAGCTGCGCATCGAATCCCTGCAGGTTTGCCTGGACAAGGCCAAATCGATCATCCAAACCGAAATTGAGCGAAGAGGGCACTCATTCCACATGGAGGAGAAAGCTGGCCCTTTGTTCGTTGAAATGGATCCGGATAAAATTGTACAGGTGCTCGTCAATTTGTTCAAGAACGCCATAGAGGCCATGCATGAGGTGGGGGAAATCCACATAAGTACATATGATATCAAGGATCATGCAGCGATCGAGGTGAGCGACAATGGTCCGGGCATTCCCGAATCGATTATGGACAAGCTGTTTAATCCGTTTTTCACCACGAAACCCAGCGGTACCGGGTTGGGCCTGGCGATTTCCCAAAAAATCGTTCAGGATCATGGCGGAAGAATTGGGGGAAGTATAAATGAAGCTGGGCTATCGAATTTTGCCTTCCGAACGGTTTCTCTCAGAGGATACAGTAAACCGTTATCGGGGGATTCCTTCGTCCATTATCAATGA
- a CDS encoding methyl-accepting chemotaxis protein: protein MSKVLENIISAVDFYREVFPEDVRITVFDTEKVLLDIPGEKVNWPSNTGAPLSKYEGSVVVKAMREQRKLREERGPERWGIAYISTALPLYENGRLVGALAALVSNEKVDMMRTGATTLASTVQQLNATTEIVGQASTDLSARIQDMSNQLQTIMTDVKQSRFILRSVEEIAENSKLLGLNAAIEAARLGELGKGFEVVANEIRKMADFSKTSANDINTQLKSIHQSVEKMYESFQKVAAYSKELAASLQEINSAFEDVAATSDELLNASKI from the coding sequence ATGTCCAAAGTTTTAGAAAACATTATTTCTGCAGTCGATTTCTACCGGGAGGTATTCCCCGAAGACGTTCGAATCACCGTATTTGACACGGAAAAGGTCCTGCTCGATATTCCCGGGGAAAAGGTCAACTGGCCTTCCAATACCGGCGCACCGCTCTCTAAATATGAAGGGTCCGTAGTCGTAAAGGCTATGCGGGAACAAAGAAAGCTCAGAGAAGAAAGAGGGCCGGAAAGATGGGGGATCGCCTATATCTCGACGGCGCTTCCTCTTTACGAAAACGGTCGGCTCGTCGGTGCTCTGGCTGCTCTCGTATCGAATGAAAAAGTGGACATGATGAGAACGGGGGCCACGACCTTGGCGAGTACCGTCCAGCAGTTGAACGCGACTACCGAAATCGTCGGACAAGCTTCGACCGATTTGTCGGCCAGGATTCAAGATATGTCCAACCAACTGCAAACCATCATGACCGATGTCAAGCAGAGCCGGTTTATCCTGCGGTCGGTTGAGGAGATCGCCGAAAATTCCAAGCTGCTCGGACTTAATGCCGCTATCGAAGCCGCCAGGCTCGGTGAACTGGGTAAAGGATTTGAGGTTGTTGCCAACGAAATCAGAAAAATGGCCGACTTCAGCAAAACTTCAGCCAACGATATCAATACGCAGTTAAAAAGCATCCATCAGTCGGTTGAAAAAATGTATGAGTCCTTTCAGAAAGTAGCCGCCTATTCAAAAGAGCTTGCCGCCAGCCTGCAGGAAATCAACTCGGCCTTCGAAGACGTCGCTGCCACATCGGATGAGCTGCTCAACGCTTCGAAAATATAA
- a CDS encoding GGDEF domain-containing protein, giving the protein MTDEIAKSLKLALFITLTYSLIRLLYLELSGYTLLATLSDLLSSLLVVVVVRYIRLSEKEKKSLREKNNELLKSDILTGLLNYYEFRKSFYDLNMADKRICLVIVDCYNMKELNVRRGHEQVDVSLKTIADELRYHFKDAEIARYGGGEFALAFEYERDSHVAERLEQILCNEIPQLTSVDLLYAYSFANGQSAQQIINDVEERLFLKKREIWLKREEHIFRADKLKVIGELAAGMAHEIRNPLTTVKGFLQMAEKNQFNGIEKYYGLMMD; this is encoded by the coding sequence ATGACGGACGAAATCGCCAAATCGCTCAAGCTGGCCCTGTTCATCACCTTAACCTACAGCTTGATTCGGCTTTTGTATTTGGAGCTTTCCGGATACACCTTGCTGGCAACCTTATCCGACCTGTTAAGTTCTTTGCTGGTGGTTGTGGTCGTGCGCTACATCAGGCTTTCAGAGAAAGAAAAAAAGTCGCTTAGAGAAAAGAACAATGAGCTTTTAAAATCCGATATCCTGACCGGTCTATTGAATTATTATGAATTTCGCAAAAGCTTTTACGACCTGAACATGGCCGATAAGCGAATTTGTCTGGTGATTGTCGATTGCTACAATATGAAAGAATTAAATGTCCGGCGCGGGCATGAGCAAGTCGATGTTTCTTTGAAAACGATCGCCGATGAGCTCAGATACCATTTTAAGGATGCTGAAATTGCCCGTTACGGAGGCGGAGAGTTTGCGCTTGCTTTTGAATATGAACGCGATAGCCATGTAGCAGAACGATTGGAACAAATATTATGCAATGAAATCCCGCAATTAACCAGCGTAGACCTGCTCTACGCTTATTCATTCGCAAACGGCCAAAGCGCCCAACAAATCATCAATGATGTTGAAGAACGCCTGTTTTTGAAGAAGAGGGAGATTTGGCTAAAAAGAGAGGAACATATTTTCCGTGCCGACAAATTGAAGGTCATCGGTGAATTGGCAGCCGGCATGGCGCATGAAATCAGGAATCCGTTGACGACCGTAAAAGGTTTTTTGCAAATGGCGGAGAAAAATCAGTTTAACGGCATAGAAAAATACTATGGTCTGATGATGGATTAA